In one Trichlorobacter lovleyi SZ genomic region, the following are encoded:
- a CDS encoding cupin domain-containing protein, which yields MALSGNLLAALPDAKEAELFEALCAVDGVRIERIVSHGQATPAGEWYDQDWHEWVLLVEGEALLLLDGEQEPHRLLPGRWLLLPAGCRHRVEWTVPGRNTVWLALHWPEQRQGKEGGG from the coding sequence ATGGCTCTGAGCGGTAATCTTCTGGCTGCGCTTCCTGATGCCAAAGAAGCAGAGCTTTTTGAGGCGTTATGCGCTGTAGACGGTGTGCGGATTGAGCGGATTGTCTCACACGGACAGGCCACTCCGGCGGGCGAGTGGTATGATCAGGACTGGCATGAATGGGTTCTGCTGGTGGAGGGTGAGGCGCTGCTACTGCTTGATGGCGAACAGGAGCCGCATCGGCTGTTGCCGGGGCGGTGGCTGCTGTTGCCGGCAGGCTGCCGTCATCGGGTGGAATGGACCGTGCCGGGCCGGAACACGGTCTGGCTGGCGTTGCACTGGCCGGAACAGAGACAGGGTAAAGAAGGAGGAGGCTGA
- a CDS encoding cupin domain-containing protein, with translation MMPIMVEQEPSRERLEALGVFSWPVWSCEVSEFPWSYDQREVCYLLEGRVVVTTEEGASVELKAGDLVLFPAGLSCQWEVEQPVRKHYRSG, from the coding sequence ATGATGCCGATTATGGTTGAACAGGAACCGTCCCGTGAGCGTCTTGAGGCGCTGGGGGTCTTCTCCTGGCCGGTCTGGAGTTGTGAGGTGTCGGAGTTTCCCTGGAGCTACGACCAACGTGAGGTTTGCTATCTGCTTGAGGGCAGAGTGGTGGTGACCACGGAAGAAGGTGCTTCGGTTGAGCTGAAGGCCGGTGATCTGGTGCTGTTTCCTGCCGGACTAAGCTGTCAGTGGGAGGTTGAGCAACCGGTACGCAAGCATTACCGGTCAGGGTGA
- a CDS encoding alpha/beta hydrolase: protein MPGLYRLLLLVVFGYVGYALLLLLFQGHLIYPGRSLVPATVPSGVAAAAETFWIVTSFGKVEGRFVAPKSAGRQPVVIFFHGNGELVDDLSPELERLHRIGCGILLVEYPGYGRSSGRPHQRSLAETALAAFDRVVQRPEVDPKRVVSFGVSLGAGPAIALAVQRPVRALILAAPPASLRPFAHKRLLPSFLLRDTFDNAVLIKGFNGPTLVLHGDHDAIMPFSHGQQVASAAVQGQLVSISADHNDLLGLPGFWKAVERFLAVAGVTALPAATPGAAAK from the coding sequence ATGCCCGGCCTATACCGTCTACTGCTGCTGGTTGTATTCGGCTATGTTGGCTATGCCCTGCTGTTGCTGCTGTTTCAAGGCCATCTGATCTACCCGGGGCGCAGCCTTGTGCCTGCAACGGTCCCATCGGGCGTTGCCGCAGCTGCGGAGACGTTCTGGATTGTCACCAGCTTTGGAAAGGTGGAGGGACGCTTTGTGGCGCCCAAAAGTGCCGGGCGTCAGCCAGTAGTCATCTTTTTTCATGGCAATGGGGAGCTGGTGGATGATCTGAGCCCTGAACTGGAGCGGCTCCACCGGATCGGCTGCGGGATTCTGCTGGTGGAATACCCCGGTTACGGCCGTTCTTCCGGGCGGCCCCACCAGCGCAGTCTGGCTGAAACTGCACTGGCAGCCTTTGATAGGGTGGTGCAACGACCGGAGGTTGATCCGAAACGGGTTGTCTCTTTCGGGGTTTCATTGGGGGCTGGCCCGGCGATTGCATTGGCAGTGCAGCGGCCGGTACGGGCTCTGATTCTGGCAGCTCCTCCGGCCTCATTGCGCCCATTTGCCCATAAACGGCTGCTTCCTTCCTTTCTGTTGCGGGACACGTTTGACAACGCGGTATTGATCAAGGGCTTTAACGGACCAACGCTTGTACTGCACGGAGATCATGATGCGATCATGCCGTTTTCCCATGGCCAGCAGGTAGCCTCTGCAGCGGTACAGGGACAGTTGGTGTCCATTTCCGCGGATCACAATGACCTGCTTGGCCTACCTGGCTTCTGGAAGGCTGTGGAACGTTTTCTTGCTGTTGCAGGGGTGACCGCTCTGCCTGCTGCAACCCCGGGTGCCGCTGCGAAGTGA
- a CDS encoding PAS domain-containing protein, with product MHPLALLLKEHEGWLVRRVSDYAVEREYNRYTSPLEEAWRVSVAGLTDSICAALELSSDPWELGPDDDFMHDPVAAFGVQEAQKHRTRGVTLEMFLGLMKYYRQGYLDLVAAQQDEPTLLRQYARFIERIFDRIEIAFCAEWSRSDAMTSAIRDLQEANRRITNEKNQFLTIFESLPIPVFLLNDRLRINQMNQAASKLLLSNERAGSYYYSRRKTDTPFPWFGHEVGEFLAADEEERNFFATLAAGNGEHRYRVSLRWMQDISRKFTGMIVIMNDITEQWRLEQKQETGG from the coding sequence ATGCATCCATTGGCACTGTTGTTAAAGGAACATGAAGGCTGGCTGGTGCGCCGGGTCAGCGATTATGCTGTCGAGCGGGAGTATAACCGCTATACCTCGCCGCTTGAGGAGGCCTGGCGAGTCTCGGTTGCAGGACTTACCGACTCTATCTGCGCCGCCCTGGAGTTGTCATCCGACCCTTGGGAGCTGGGGCCGGATGATGATTTTATGCATGACCCGGTGGCGGCTTTCGGAGTGCAGGAGGCGCAGAAACATCGCACCCGGGGTGTTACCCTGGAGATGTTTCTCGGGCTGATGAAGTATTACCGTCAGGGGTACCTTGATCTGGTGGCGGCTCAGCAGGACGAGCCGACGTTACTCAGGCAGTACGCCCGGTTTATTGAGCGGATCTTTGATCGTATCGAGATTGCTTTCTGTGCCGAATGGAGCCGTAGCGATGCCATGACTTCTGCTATCAGGGATCTGCAGGAGGCAAACCGCCGGATAACCAACGAAAAGAACCAGTTTCTGACTATTTTTGAAAGCCTGCCGATCCCGGTTTTTCTGTTAAATGACCGTCTGCGGATCAATCAGATGAATCAGGCTGCTTCAAAGCTTTTGTTGAGCAATGAGCGAGCGGGCAGCTATTATTATTCCAGACGCAAGACGGACACGCCGTTTCCCTGGTTCGGGCATGAGGTCGGAGAGTTTCTGGCGGCTGATGAAGAGGAGAGGAACTTCTTTGCTACGCTTGCAGCAGGGAACGGGGAACACCGCTACCGGGTGTCTCTACGCTGGATGCAGGATATCAGCAGGAAGTTTACCGGCATGATCGTTATCATGAACGATATTACTGAACAGTGGCGGCTTGAACAAAAACAGGAGACAGGTGGATAG
- a CDS encoding DMT family transporter, with amino-acid sequence MDSVHTDGSAVSPPSTGRVLFFLVLTTFFWGGSFLFTKIGVREVPPPFFVLLRFSLASVVMGLLCLPRLGRLNRQTILRGTIVGLALGITNLTFVVGVQGTSISRAGVINNLFVLFIPLIARIAWKDRIGGINTAGIGLASLGIALLAGGGGEGFNRGDMISTLCAFFIAIHIITVSRVLKDEDVWLVSFVQFCVVALMAAVITLVVPTPPFSLGLTSLATIIYCAILPTVVCFTLQNRYQRYVTPTQAGLIYTLDPVWSLLAGFAVLGERLTTREWYGCGLIFLAVLIPLGIRFAIERRLVFRYLHR; translated from the coding sequence GTGGATAGTGTGCATACAGATGGGTCTGCTGTGTCCCCCCCTTCAACGGGGCGGGTGCTGTTCTTTCTGGTGCTGACCACGTTTTTCTGGGGCGGCAGTTTTCTCTTTACCAAGATTGGTGTCAGGGAGGTGCCGCCGCCGTTTTTTGTGCTGTTGCGTTTTTCACTGGCCTCCGTTGTGATGGGACTGCTCTGCCTGCCGCGGCTTGGCCGGCTTAACCGCCAGACTATCCTGCGTGGGACCATCGTTGGTCTGGCACTGGGGATCACCAACCTGACCTTTGTGGTTGGGGTGCAGGGAACCAGCATCTCCCGCGCAGGAGTCATCAATAATCTGTTTGTGCTGTTTATTCCGCTCATCGCGAGGATTGCCTGGAAAGACCGGATCGGCGGCATCAATACCGCAGGAATCGGGCTTGCTTCGCTGGGGATCGCCCTGCTGGCCGGAGGGGGCGGTGAGGGGTTCAACCGTGGTGATATGATCTCCACCCTGTGTGCCTTCTTTATTGCAATCCATATCATTACGGTTTCCAGGGTCTTGAAGGATGAAGATGTCTGGCTGGTCTCCTTTGTGCAGTTCTGTGTCGTTGCACTGATGGCTGCAGTGATAACGCTGGTGGTGCCGACGCCACCGTTTTCCCTGGGACTGACCTCCCTTGCTACGATCATCTACTGTGCCATCCTGCCAACGGTGGTCTGTTTTACCCTGCAAAACAGGTATCAACGCTATGTGACACCCACCCAGGCCGGTCTGATCTATACCCTGGATCCGGTCTGGAGCCTCCTGGCAGGTTTTGCGGTTCTGGGTGAACGGCTGACAACGCGGGAGTGGTACGGCTGTGGCTTGATCTTTCTGGCGGTGCTGATCCCGTTGGGGATCCGTTTTGCAATCGAACGTCGCCTGGTTTTCCGCTACTTGCATCGCTGA
- a CDS encoding sensor histidine kinase: MQKLSDEQLVEELKFRLDQSRKSLRDLSIVNRKLVELNHKLEESEALKSNFLSNIRNEINNPLNSIIGLAAQLAAIVKRPEVSELVAMIFSEAFQLDFQLRNIFIAAELEAGEAMPSIEHVEVISVIRGVLDNFRTHAAEKQVSVSFSVTGAEADTLLYFPTDSQKLQVIVANLVANAVEFSGPGSEVRVQLDQTEGGLMIQVQDQGVGIAEADLKRIFDRFVQLDSGPTRAHLGHGLGLSVVKSLLDLLQGDIQVSSTPAVGSLFTVMLPAAAYGADGITFAEGGNLFLFGQMDEK; encoded by the coding sequence ATGCAGAAGCTGAGTGATGAACAACTGGTTGAAGAACTGAAATTCCGCCTGGATCAGAGCCGCAAGTCATTACGGGATCTGTCGATAGTTAATCGTAAGCTGGTTGAACTGAACCATAAACTGGAAGAGTCCGAGGCCCTGAAAAGTAATTTCCTTTCAAACATACGCAATGAAATCAATAATCCTCTTAACTCCATCATTGGACTGGCCGCGCAACTTGCGGCTATTGTGAAAAGACCCGAGGTGAGCGAGCTGGTTGCCATGATCTTTTCCGAGGCCTTTCAGCTGGACTTCCAGCTGCGCAACATTTTTATTGCTGCCGAACTGGAGGCCGGTGAGGCGATGCCGAGCATAGAACATGTCGAAGTGATCTCAGTTATACGGGGAGTACTGGATAATTTCAGGACTCATGCTGCCGAAAAGCAGGTCTCGGTCAGTTTTTCTGTTACCGGGGCAGAGGCGGATACCCTGCTGTACTTTCCCACCGATTCCCAGAAACTTCAGGTGATAGTTGCGAATCTGGTGGCTAATGCGGTCGAGTTCAGCGGTCCGGGCAGCGAAGTAAGGGTGCAGCTTGATCAGACCGAGGGGGGATTGATGATTCAGGTCCAGGATCAGGGGGTTGGTATTGCAGAAGCCGATCTGAAAAGGATCTTTGACCGTTTTGTGCAGCTGGATAGCGGCCCCACCCGTGCTCACCTCGGCCATGGACTGGGGTTAAGCGTGGTCAAGTCGCTGCTGGATCTGCTGCAGGGTGACATACAGGTCAGTAGTACGCCTGCTGTTGGTTCACTCTTTACGGTTATGCTGCCAGCCGCAGCTTACGGGGCTGACGGAATTACCTTTGCCGAAGGCGGCAACCTGTTCCTGTTCGGGCAGATGGACGAGAAATAG
- a CDS encoding chemotaxis protein CheD, with translation MSEQDGSPIRKYFLFPGATHVDAEECEITTVLGSCVAVCLWDQRHGGGGMNHFMLPLWNGEGLATPKYGSIAMERLLEQVLAIGARKEHLVAKVFGGANLLSTSSAACPIGERNIELAMTQLEEWRIAVVATDLGGRVGRKIIMNTMTGVVLLGRGKQQNQ, from the coding sequence ATGTCTGAGCAGGACGGATCACCCATACGTAAATACTTTCTCTTTCCCGGCGCTACCCATGTTGATGCCGAAGAATGCGAGATCACGACCGTTCTGGGATCGTGCGTGGCTGTCTGTCTCTGGGATCAGCGCCATGGCGGGGGGGGGATGAACCATTTCATGTTGCCGCTCTGGAACGGTGAGGGGTTGGCAACCCCCAAATATGGGTCCATCGCCATGGAGCGTTTGCTGGAGCAGGTGCTGGCTATCGGTGCCCGTAAAGAGCATCTGGTTGCAAAGGTCTTTGGTGGAGCAAACCTGCTGTCAACCAGCAGTGCCGCCTGTCCGATCGGTGAGCGGAATATTGAGCTGGCCATGACACAACTTGAGGAATGGCGGATCGCAGTAGTCGCTACTGATCTGGGTGGCCGGGTCGGGCGTAAGATAATTATGAATACCATGACCGGTGTGGTGCTTTTGGGGCGGGGCAAGCAGCAAAATCAGTAA
- a CDS encoding HDOD domain-containing protein produces MDERRSDLKKIIMDTKTLPTLPGVINKLNSLSNDDKSSVQEMARIVSADQVLSARILRLANSPSYGFYRVSTISNAMILLGVNVVKSLALSSSIFEIMEKNSVGLWEHSLGTATAAGIIARKLALPEVEEITTAGLLHDIGKVIIGLKCAEQMPEIRRKIKLDELFISDAERAVLDTDHAEVGGWLSKSWFLPDKLSEPIAFHHNVSGSEDHRIKTSVVHLADVLIKASGFGDSGDTYVPPIQQVAWDALKLDEALLHEMVVDLEDKLVEVKNFSLELANAAAV; encoded by the coding sequence GTGGACGAACGGAGGAGTGATCTCAAAAAGATCATCATGGACACCAAGACGCTGCCAACGCTGCCCGGTGTCATCAATAAGCTGAACTCCCTTTCCAATGACGACAAGTCTTCGGTTCAGGAAATGGCGCGGATTGTCTCTGCTGATCAGGTGCTGTCAGCCCGGATTCTGCGTTTGGCCAACTCACCGTCCTATGGCTTCTATCGCGTCTCCACCATATCCAATGCCATGATTTTGCTGGGGGTTAACGTGGTCAAGTCCCTGGCGCTGTCCTCATCCATCTTTGAGATCATGGAAAAAAACAGCGTCGGGCTTTGGGAGCATTCCCTGGGAACTGCCACTGCTGCAGGTATCATCGCCCGCAAACTGGCATTGCCGGAGGTTGAGGAAATTACCACTGCCGGTCTGCTGCATGATATCGGCAAGGTGATCATCGGTCTCAAGTGCGCCGAGCAGATGCCGGAGATCCGGCGCAAGATCAAGCTGGATGAGCTTTTTATCAGCGATGCCGAAAGGGCTGTCCTGGATACGGATCATGCTGAAGTGGGGGGCTGGCTTTCCAAGAGCTGGTTCCTGCCGGACAAACTTTCCGAGCCGATTGCCTTCCATCATAATGTGAGTGGTTCTGAAGACCATCGGATCAAGACCTCAGTGGTGCATCTGGCTGATGTGCTGATCAAGGCCAGTGGTTTTGGCGACAGTGGAGACACGTATGTGCCGCCGATCCAGCAGGTCGCCTGGGATGCCTTGAAACTGGATGAGGCCCTGCTGCATGAGATGGTAGTGGACCTGGAGGATAAGCTGGTGGAGGTGAAGAACTTCAGTCTTGAGCTTGCCAATGCCGCAGCAGTCTAG
- a CDS encoding diguanylate cyclase: protein MPQQSRIALISSQMQLSSLLQLRLQSKGYQVMVVEKTAAALGAFYSDPPDLIIVDFSSPCVGCHDMLCMVRSDSFFSPIPIIGIFPMGTEQESWDDFPLDDFVTTPVNFAELVSRITLSLSRIKRIFDNNPLTRLPGNTSIHRAIEESLGLPLAVCYVDINHFKPYNDVFGFSHGDEVIRMLARIMANAVRESGGGFCGHVGGDDFVFIVPRERAEPVCSTIISHFDQIVQTLFDEDIKQQGYYLALNRKGEKEQMPILGISIAVVPMDSTAITHAARVSEVAAELKKLAKGKTGSCFVVDRRSGSPESDQL, encoded by the coding sequence ATGCCGCAGCAGTCTAGGATTGCCCTCATCTCAAGTCAGATGCAGCTTTCGTCACTGCTGCAGTTGCGCCTGCAAAGCAAGGGCTACCAGGTTATGGTTGTGGAGAAGACCGCGGCTGCCCTGGGGGCATTTTACTCTGATCCGCCTGACCTGATCATCGTGGATTTTTCCTCACCCTGTGTCGGCTGTCACGATATGCTCTGCATGGTGCGCAGTGACAGTTTCTTCAGCCCCATTCCCATTATCGGGATTTTTCCCATGGGGACAGAGCAGGAGTCCTGGGACGATTTTCCCCTTGATGACTTTGTGACCACGCCGGTCAACTTTGCTGAACTGGTCAGCCGGATCACGCTGTCGCTGTCACGCATCAAGCGGATCTTTGATAACAACCCCCTGACCAGATTGCCCGGTAATACCTCAATTCACCGTGCCATTGAAGAGTCACTCGGCCTGCCTCTGGCGGTCTGCTACGTTGATATCAATCACTTCAAGCCCTATAATGATGTCTTTGGTTTTTCCCATGGAGATGAAGTGATCAGGATGTTGGCCAGGATTATGGCGAATGCCGTGCGTGAATCCGGCGGCGGGTTTTGCGGGCATGTGGGGGGGGATGACTTTGTGTTTATCGTCCCCCGCGAACGGGCAGAGCCTGTCTGTTCAACTATTATCAGCCATTTTGATCAAATCGTACAGACCCTGTTTGACGAGGATATCAAGCAGCAGGGCTACTACTTGGCTCTTAACCGTAAGGGCGAGAAGGAACAGATGCCTATTCTGGGAATCTCCATTGCCGTCGTACCAATGGACTCCACTGCCATCACCCATGCCGCGCGGGTTTCTGAAGTGGCGGCTGAGCTGAAGAAGCTGGCAAAAGGAAAGACGGGGAGTTGTTTTGTGGTGGACAGGCGGTCAGGTTCGCCGGAATCCGACCAGTTGTAA
- a CDS encoding fibronectin type III domain-containing protein has product MFRIIAVSVALFALLFVAGCGSSQAPATPTGLTVTATGPITLSWTASSGASSYVIFRGTASGAITTKTLLAAGVSGTSYADSSALAGPTYYYQITALNDDGQSSPSTEIGATLTSFTLTGVAGSLQAELAWASVPNATSYNVYRGMSSGDISGKTVIPAAAGLTGLTYIDTSVTAGTTYYYQVEAVYPAGTTPVYPSGTLVSSEVSVIPSN; this is encoded by the coding sequence ATGTTCAGAATAATTGCAGTTTCAGTTGCCTTGTTTGCACTGCTGTTTGTTGCCGGGTGCGGATCATCCCAGGCACCGGCGACACCAACCGGTTTGACGGTTACCGCAACCGGGCCGATTACCTTGAGTTGGACCGCCTCGTCAGGGGCCTCGAGCTATGTCATATTCCGGGGTACAGCTTCCGGTGCCATCACCACGAAAACCCTTCTGGCAGCCGGTGTCAGCGGAACGAGCTATGCTGATTCATCGGCTCTTGCTGGTCCTACTTACTACTATCAGATTACGGCCCTGAATGACGATGGACAGTCAAGCCCATCAACTGAGATAGGTGCCACGCTTACTTCGTTTACTCTAACCGGGGTTGCTGGCTCTTTGCAGGCTGAGCTGGCTTGGGCTAGCGTCCCTAATGCAACTAGTTATAACGTGTATCGCGGTATGTCTTCTGGTGATATTTCCGGTAAAACAGTAATACCAGCAGCAGCAGGTCTTACCGGCTTGACCTATATTGATACCTCTGTTACAGCGGGTACCACGTATTACTATCAGGTTGAAGCTGTTTATCCTGCTGGGACCACCCCTGTTTACCCTTCAGGAACCCTGGTTTCTAGCGAAGTATCCGTAATACCAAGTAATTGA
- a CDS encoding cytochrome c3 family protein: MNRRIITFFAAAMVMLMAVSVQAKDIRFSFKNAPAVVFSHDTHLAKNKDCKTCHSAIFNLSKKRSYSMAEMEKGLSCGACHNGKKAFSVAVEKDCSKCHRGTPSAITYRIPAGNAVFSHDSHVNGKGFGCKSCHKGGPIRRGVSMAEMEKGKSCGSCHNGKTAFTAAANCGSCHRGLATKTLKYKSKPVNDAVFSHDFHVQAYKCGDCHTKKYDYRQGSRKASMADMAKGKSCGSCHDGKTAFASTGDCNKCHAGYKPANLTFKNSRGTVVGYFSHDFHTAAYKCSDCHTKTFPYGGGKRMTMADMAQGKSCGACHDGKTAFSVKGDCAKCHKKS; the protein is encoded by the coding sequence ATGAACAGGCGCATTATTACCTTCTTTGCAGCGGCTATGGTCATGCTTATGGCTGTCTCCGTGCAGGCCAAGGACATCAGGTTCAGTTTCAAGAACGCTCCAGCCGTTGTCTTCAGCCACGACACACACCTTGCAAAGAACAAAGACTGCAAGACCTGCCACAGCGCAATTTTCAATCTTTCCAAGAAGCGTTCCTATTCCATGGCGGAAATGGAGAAGGGACTTTCCTGCGGAGCCTGCCACAACGGCAAGAAGGCTTTCAGTGTCGCTGTTGAAAAAGACTGCAGTAAATGCCACCGCGGTACCCCCAGCGCCATTACCTATCGTATCCCTGCCGGCAACGCCGTGTTCAGCCATGACTCACACGTCAACGGCAAAGGGTTCGGCTGCAAGAGCTGTCACAAAGGTGGTCCGATCCGCCGTGGTGTCAGCATGGCCGAAATGGAAAAAGGTAAATCCTGCGGTTCATGCCACAATGGAAAAACCGCTTTTACTGCCGCTGCAAACTGCGGTTCCTGCCACCGCGGTCTGGCCACAAAGACTCTTAAATACAAGTCAAAGCCTGTTAATGATGCGGTATTCAGTCATGACTTCCACGTACAGGCCTACAAGTGCGGCGACTGTCACACCAAGAAGTACGACTATCGCCAAGGCTCCCGTAAAGCCAGTATGGCTGACATGGCGAAAGGCAAGTCCTGCGGAAGCTGCCACGATGGCAAAACCGCCTTCGCTTCAACCGGTGACTGTAACAAGTGTCACGCGGGCTACAAACCGGCCAACCTGACCTTCAAAAACAGCCGCGGTACCGTGGTCGGCTATTTCAGCCATGACTTCCATACCGCTGCGTACAAATGTTCTGACTGCCACACCAAAACCTTCCCTTATGGTGGAGGCAAGCGGATGACCATGGCTGATATGGCCCAGGGCAAATCCTGTGGCGCCTGCCACGACGGCAAGACCGCCTTCTCCGTTAAGGGTGACTGCGCCAAGTGTCATAAAAAGTCCTGA
- the nadC gene encoding carboxylating nicotinate-nucleotide diphosphorylase — protein MLTLDDIIKNALREDIHTGDLTTQAVVPEPRPATARLVAKEPLTVAGMAVAARVFGLLDASIVFEFCCQDGQILEEGTVLARISGDASQLLQGERVALNLLQRMSGIATLTSSYVQAVKGTGARIVDTRKTTPGLRVLEKYAVRVGGGINHRTGLYDGILIKENHIAAAGGITEAIRRARAYIPHTLKIEIETETVEQVQEALAAGADIIMLDNMDCETMRHCVGLINGQALVEASGGVNLTTVRAIAETGVDIISIGALTHSPRAMDISMLLD, from the coding sequence ATGCTGACCCTTGACGATATTATTAAAAATGCCCTGCGGGAGGATATTCACACCGGGGATCTGACCACCCAGGCCGTGGTTCCTGAGCCACGGCCTGCCACGGCCCGTCTGGTTGCCAAGGAGCCCTTGACCGTAGCCGGTATGGCGGTGGCAGCCCGGGTTTTTGGTTTGCTTGATGCAAGCATTGTCTTTGAATTCTGCTGTCAGGATGGTCAGATCCTTGAAGAGGGGACTGTTCTGGCCCGGATCTCAGGTGATGCATCCCAATTGCTGCAGGGGGAGCGGGTGGCCTTGAATCTGCTGCAGCGGATGTCGGGTATTGCGACGTTGACCTCAAGCTATGTGCAAGCGGTTAAAGGCACCGGGGCACGCATTGTTGATACCCGCAAGACAACACCCGGTTTGCGGGTGCTTGAAAAGTATGCCGTGAGGGTTGGTGGTGGGATCAATCATCGCACCGGTCTGTATGATGGTATCCTGATCAAAGAAAATCATATTGCAGCTGCCGGGGGGATTACCGAGGCGATTCGTCGGGCGCGTGCCTATATTCCCCATACGCTGAAGATCGAGATTGAAACCGAGACGGTTGAGCAGGTGCAGGAAGCCCTGGCTGCCGGTGCTGACATCATCATGCTGGACAATATGGATTGTGAGACCATGCGTCACTGCGTTGGGTTGATCAACGGCCAGGCGTTGGTTGAGGCCTCGGGCGGTGTCAACCTGACCACGGTCCGGGCCATTGCCGAGACCGGTGTTGATATCATTTCAATTGGGGCCCTGACCCATTCCCCGCGTGCCATGGATATCTCCATGCTACTGGATTAA
- a CDS encoding biotin--[acetyl-CoA-carboxylase] ligase, with product MPRRMISSELLKLLRAGGDGVVSGEQLSRELGVSRTAIWKQISALRVAGYRIEAVPSQGYCLLAEPDLLDQQAIRAGLASGCLLGRRLVCCSETASTNSDAFHLAEEGAEEGTVVLADRQLAGKGRLGRRWESPAGVNLYCSVVLRPELPPYEAPQLTFLSAVAVARAIHTSTGLQPVIKWPNDLLLNGRKVAGLLNEMNAETDRVGFVILGIGVNLNMREDQFPPDLRSPATSLLLETGSAVVRQAFAVNLLRELEREYLRFTQNGFGPVREDWTRYCNAFGREVRVEMGPHTLQGPFAGIDHDGALLMTLPDGRIERILSGDVTVI from the coding sequence ATGCCGCGCCGTATGATATCGTCTGAACTGCTGAAGTTGTTGCGGGCCGGCGGTGATGGCGTTGTATCGGGAGAACAGCTCAGCCGTGAACTGGGGGTCTCGCGCACGGCGATCTGGAAACAAATTTCAGCTCTGAGGGTAGCCGGATACCGGATAGAGGCCGTCCCCTCGCAGGGGTACTGCTTGCTTGCGGAGCCTGATCTGCTGGATCAACAGGCGATACGGGCCGGCCTGGCGAGTGGCTGCCTGTTGGGACGTCGGCTTGTCTGCTGTTCAGAAACCGCCTCTACCAACAGTGATGCCTTCCACTTGGCTGAAGAGGGGGCCGAGGAGGGGACGGTGGTGCTGGCAGACCGTCAGTTGGCCGGCAAAGGGCGCCTTGGCAGGCGCTGGGAATCTCCTGCCGGCGTTAACCTCTACTGTTCAGTGGTCTTGCGCCCTGAACTTCCGCCCTATGAGGCACCACAACTGACCTTTCTCTCTGCAGTGGCGGTTGCCCGAGCCATTCACACAAGCACCGGCCTGCAGCCGGTCATCAAATGGCCCAATGATCTGTTGCTGAACGGTCGCAAGGTTGCCGGGTTGTTGAACGAAATGAATGCCGAGACTGATCGGGTCGGCTTTGTGATCCTGGGGATCGGGGTTAACCTGAATATGCGGGAGGATCAGTTTCCTCCCGATCTACGTTCTCCAGCCACCTCTCTGCTGCTTGAGACCGGTTCAGCGGTCGTCCGCCAGGCCTTTGCCGTTAATCTGTTGCGTGAGCTTGAACGGGAATACCTCCGGTTTACACAGAACGGTTTTGGGCCGGTACGCGAGGACTGGACCCGCTACTGTAACGCCTTTGGACGTGAAGTGCGAGTGGAAATGGGGCCACACACCTTGCAAGGGCCTTTTGCCGGCATTGATCATGACGGCGCCTTGTTGATGACGTTACCGGATGGACGGATTGAGCGGATACTGAGTGGTGATGTGACGGTTATCTGA